One stretch of Planococcus sp. PAMC 21323 DNA includes these proteins:
- a CDS encoding MFS transporter, giving the protein MTEKRPIWTKSFVNISISTFFVFVVFYALLTYMPLYVLNELNGTATEAGLVISVFLLSAIIMRFLSGMILEKFGKKKMLLISVFLFAISTIFYLFIGSFTALLWLRFFHGIWFSLLTTVAGAIAADIIPPERRGEGLGYYGIAMNLAVVVGPFIVLTLQQYVSAHIIFIVLAVIIIIGFLCALAVKVNEESYVKQPKHKLSINDFLEKKTMPIATVGFLIAFAYASVIAFISVYAESLGLIQTASFFFLVYAVAMLVVRPITGRLFDTVGPKVVIIPSIIIFGVGLITLSFTEVPWMLLLSGALIGLGYGTLLPSFQSLAIQAADKHRSGYATGTFFAFYDSGIAIGSVLLGLIAGIAGYSNLYLMLGVFVILVVFYYMWIASKQEPQAH; this is encoded by the coding sequence ATGACTGAAAAAAGACCAATCTGGACAAAGAGCTTTGTTAATATTTCAATCAGTACATTTTTTGTTTTTGTTGTTTTTTATGCATTATTAACATATATGCCTCTTTATGTTTTGAATGAATTAAACGGTACAGCTACAGAAGCAGGGTTGGTAATATCCGTATTCTTGCTGTCTGCGATTATTATGCGTTTCTTATCAGGGATGATTTTAGAGAAATTCGGGAAAAAAAAGATGTTGCTAATTTCAGTTTTTCTATTTGCTATTAGTACCATATTTTATCTATTTATCGGAAGTTTCACAGCACTCTTATGGTTGCGGTTTTTCCATGGGATTTGGTTTAGCTTGCTAACAACTGTAGCAGGAGCGATTGCTGCAGATATTATTCCACCAGAGCGTCGGGGTGAAGGTTTAGGTTATTACGGAATTGCGATGAATTTAGCAGTAGTTGTAGGTCCTTTTATCGTCTTAACCTTGCAACAATACGTGTCAGCACATATTATCTTTATTGTACTTGCGGTTATTATCATTATCGGATTTTTATGTGCATTGGCTGTTAAGGTGAATGAAGAATCCTATGTTAAGCAACCAAAACATAAATTATCGATCAACGACTTTTTAGAGAAAAAAACGATGCCAATTGCAACGGTTGGTTTCTTAATCGCATTTGCGTATGCGAGTGTCATTGCCTTTATTTCTGTTTATGCGGAATCGCTAGGGCTCATACAAACCGCTAGTTTCTTCTTTCTTGTGTATGCGGTAGCGATGCTGGTTGTTCGACCAATTACCGGGAGGCTTTTTGATACTGTGGGACCTAAAGTCGTCATTATTCCTTCGATTATTATTTTTGGTGTGGGATTGATTACATTAAGCTTTACCGAAGTTCCGTGGATGTTATTATTGTCAGGGGCGTTAATCGGTCTTGGTTACGGGACCTTATTGCCTAGCTTTCAAAGTCTCGCTATACAGGCAGCTGACAAGCATCGTAGCGGTTATGCTACAGGAACGTTCTTTGCCTTTTACGATAGTGGGATTGCCATTGGATCTGTCTTACTTGGATTGATCGCAGGAATCGCTGGCTACTCAAACCTCTATTTAATGCTAGGTGTTTTCGTGATTCTTGTTGTGTTTTACTATATGTGGATTGCATCAAAACAAGAGCCACAAGCTCATTAA
- a CDS encoding AAA family ATPase yields MRPLKLKMTAFGPYKNTEEIDFTNLQGNQLFVISGSTGSGKTTIFDGICFALYGSASGSDRSEARILRSDFADDATHTAVEMEFEIHGKKYRVLRQMSHVKKGNKSPTGERFEFFELTEEGEKPAVERQIVSEINRRIEEIVGLTQNQFSQIVMLPQGEFRKLLTSETDNKEEILRKIFKTEPYKLISERLKQKKDEAEKIVDREHNKLTIHLQQISSALPERQSELFEVLSREHKNINQVLEGLQKETAYYREKISLDEQKYVKAYQLHADKTTAYHEAKKWNDRFEELYAKNAQLQQLVQRQSEYEEKEAVLQSAEKASYIAGMESLFYELQKDEISKKKLLEDAQNQQEQAEQKKRSTEQTFYTQQELQSERDKLGEQLVYLQKLLPAIEELTIKKQQLVQLEETAKQSENSLKQAEKEFNEQKSEKQQLDEKVMEIEKILDSSDNIQQELTVVTEKSRVINDYILLKERNSQLQIVQQGKKEKFEETAASYRQLEAQWFANQAHVLAGQLHDGEACPVCGSIEHPGVNLKDAEKVVTKEQVDVAKSSFDQVDGEYRNASAKLIAIEEQLENKAGELTGLKLDINQIEEISNAIVESKHLLTEKVKQQQAHKIELRKWKEQLTSCSQKIEQLEQKKQSLAKEVQGHSSSFQAATAVFENELAAVPEELRELSVLKQQLQQTTLQKQQYEQQWKVAQEQFQNSKEQLASAEVSVGHATNTVIEVVQKREKAQQQFVQALEKSAFRSEQAYQQAKMTEAAVTALKKDIEEFNQRRHTLKQQVSELKELLADQELKDLSQVEIELSELKTDYENAFAEQNRSRNFEKIGNELIDSIQSVIEKALEAEKNLNRIADLHNMIRGQNGLKISFERYLQIEYLEQIILSANERLKNLSNGQFYLIRSDRQEARGKQSGLGLDVYDAYTGQTRDVKTMSGGEKFNASLCLALGMADVIQSFQGNVSIDTMFIDEGFGSLDEESLNKSIETLIDLQKSGRMIGVISHVKELKAAIPAILQVEKSKEGYSRTKFLIK; encoded by the coding sequence ATGAGACCATTAAAACTAAAAATGACTGCATTCGGTCCATATAAAAATACTGAAGAAATTGATTTTACTAATTTGCAAGGAAATCAGCTATTTGTTATTTCGGGGAGTACAGGTTCAGGTAAAACGACAATTTTTGACGGGATTTGTTTTGCTTTGTATGGTTCTGCAAGTGGTTCTGACCGAAGTGAGGCACGCATATTGAGAAGTGATTTTGCAGATGACGCAACGCATACAGCTGTAGAAATGGAATTTGAAATTCACGGAAAAAAATACCGCGTATTGCGCCAAATGAGTCATGTTAAAAAAGGCAATAAAAGCCCGACTGGAGAGCGCTTTGAATTTTTCGAGTTAACAGAAGAAGGTGAAAAGCCGGCAGTCGAACGCCAAATTGTTTCGGAAATTAATCGGCGCATCGAGGAAATTGTGGGATTAACTCAAAATCAGTTTAGTCAAATTGTCATGTTGCCACAAGGTGAGTTCCGGAAACTTTTAACGTCGGAAACAGACAATAAAGAAGAGATTCTTCGGAAAATATTCAAAACAGAACCGTATAAATTGATCAGTGAGCGCTTAAAGCAAAAGAAAGATGAGGCAGAAAAAATAGTTGACCGCGAGCATAACAAATTGACTATTCATCTTCAGCAGATTAGCTCTGCATTGCCAGAACGCCAATCGGAACTTTTTGAAGTGTTGAGCCGCGAACATAAAAATATCAATCAAGTGCTAGAGGGCTTACAAAAAGAAACAGCTTATTACAGAGAAAAAATCAGTCTAGATGAGCAAAAATACGTAAAGGCTTATCAACTTCATGCTGATAAGACGACAGCTTATCATGAAGCGAAAAAATGGAACGACCGTTTTGAAGAACTCTATGCGAAAAACGCTCAATTACAACAGCTTGTGCAACGTCAGTCGGAATATGAAGAAAAAGAAGCCGTTTTACAATCGGCGGAGAAAGCCAGTTATATTGCTGGAATGGAAAGCTTATTTTATGAACTGCAAAAAGATGAAATCAGCAAAAAGAAGTTGCTTGAAGATGCACAAAATCAGCAAGAACAAGCAGAACAAAAGAAACGTTCAACAGAACAGACATTTTATACTCAACAAGAGTTACAAAGTGAGCGTGATAAATTAGGCGAGCAGCTTGTATATTTGCAAAAATTATTGCCAGCTATAGAAGAGTTAACGATAAAAAAACAACAACTTGTACAGCTCGAAGAAACCGCAAAACAGTCGGAGAACAGCTTAAAGCAAGCAGAAAAAGAATTTAACGAACAAAAAAGTGAGAAACAACAATTAGATGAAAAAGTCATGGAAATAGAAAAAATTCTAGATTCATCTGATAATATACAACAAGAGTTAACAGTCGTAACTGAAAAATCGCGTGTAATAAATGACTATATTTTATTGAAAGAGCGAAACAGCCAACTGCAAATCGTGCAACAAGGCAAAAAGGAGAAATTTGAAGAAACCGCAGCTTCTTATCGCCAACTAGAAGCGCAGTGGTTTGCAAACCAAGCGCATGTTCTTGCCGGTCAATTGCATGACGGAGAAGCATGTCCTGTTTGTGGAAGTATCGAACATCCTGGAGTGAATTTAAAGGATGCAGAGAAAGTCGTAACGAAAGAGCAAGTAGACGTGGCAAAATCTAGCTTTGATCAAGTAGATGGAGAATACCGCAATGCGTCAGCGAAGCTAATTGCTATAGAAGAGCAGTTGGAAAACAAAGCGGGTGAATTAACTGGACTAAAATTAGACATTAACCAAATAGAAGAAATTTCAAACGCTATAGTAGAATCCAAACATCTATTAACTGAAAAAGTAAAACAACAGCAGGCTCATAAAATCGAGTTACGAAAATGGAAAGAACAATTGACTAGTTGTTCTCAGAAGATTGAACAACTAGAACAAAAGAAACAGAGCTTGGCTAAAGAAGTGCAAGGTCATAGTTCATCTTTTCAAGCAGCTACAGCCGTTTTTGAAAATGAATTGGCCGCAGTTCCAGAAGAACTTCGTGAGCTGTCTGTCTTGAAGCAACAATTACAACAAACAACATTACAAAAACAACAGTATGAGCAACAGTGGAAAGTGGCTCAAGAACAATTCCAAAACTCGAAAGAACAGTTGGCTAGTGCGGAAGTATCTGTCGGTCATGCTACAAATACAGTAATAGAAGTAGTGCAAAAGAGAGAAAAAGCTCAGCAACAATTTGTACAGGCTCTGGAAAAATCGGCATTTAGATCTGAACAAGCTTATCAGCAAGCAAAAATGACAGAAGCAGCAGTTACAGCGTTGAAAAAAGATATTGAAGAGTTTAATCAACGCCGCCATACGTTAAAGCAGCAAGTAAGTGAATTGAAAGAATTGCTAGCGGATCAAGAGTTAAAGGATTTAAGTCAAGTAGAAATCGAGTTGTCTGAACTGAAAACAGATTACGAAAATGCTTTCGCAGAACAGAATCGTTCACGAAATTTCGAGAAGATAGGTAATGAATTAATCGACAGCATTCAAAGTGTCATTGAAAAAGCACTTGAAGCAGAGAAAAATCTCAATCGAATTGCAGATTTGCATAATATGATTCGTGGACAAAATGGGTTAAAAATTTCGTTTGAACGCTATTTACAAATCGAGTATTTGGAACAAATCATCTTATCTGCCAATGAACGGTTGAAAAACTTATCGAATGGTCAATTTTATTTGATTCGCAGCGACCGACAAGAAGCACGCGGTAAACAAAGCGGTCTTGGATTAGATGTCTATGATGCGTATACCGGACAAACTCGAGATGTTAAAACAATGTCAGGGGGAGAAAAATTTAATGCTTCGCTTTGCTTAGCGCTTGGTATGGCTGATGTTATTCAAAGCTTTCAAGGAAATGTCTCGATTGATACGATGTTTATTGACGAAGGGTTCGGATCGCTCGATGAAGAATCACTTAATAAGTCGATTGAAACCTTGATCGATTTGCAAAAATCCGGACGTATGATCGGGGTTATTTCACATGTGAAAGAACTAAAAGCAGCGATTCCTGCCATATTGCAAGTTGAAAAATCAAAAGAAGGTTATAGTCGGACTAAGTTTCTTATTAAGTAA
- a CDS encoding MarR family winged helix-turn-helix transcriptional regulator, translated as MKKLLFHEIHQKSRLSIKEVNDALKEFELYSSQWAILFCLKQFGSMTQKEIWQYLNVEAPTVTRTVARLEEKGWLFREEGHDKRERIVHLSPFADENLPEIERRIQQVEEELLSNLSDEEQSQLVSLLKKIGQ; from the coding sequence ATGAAAAAATTATTGTTTCATGAAATTCACCAAAAATCGCGCTTATCAATCAAAGAAGTTAATGACGCCTTAAAAGAATTCGAATTATATAGTTCACAATGGGCTATTCTTTTTTGTTTAAAACAATTTGGTTCAATGACACAGAAAGAAATTTGGCAGTATTTGAATGTTGAAGCACCAACTGTTACGAGGACAGTTGCTCGTCTGGAGGAAAAGGGATGGTTATTCCGGGAAGAAGGACATGACAAACGAGAAAGAATTGTTCACTTATCCCCATTTGCTGATGAAAACTTACCGGAGATTGAAAGGCGGATTCAGCAGGTAGAGGAAGAGTTGCTATCAAACCTTTCGGATGAAGAGCAAAGCCAGTTAGTTTCGTTGCTGAAGAAAATTGGACAATAA
- a CDS encoding acetyl-CoA hydrolase/transferase family protein codes for MGKQLTPQEVVKLIDKNADLIIPIANGEPIRLLDILEENAEQLDGVKIHQMLALRSRSYIQGEFEQLKHVSYFLSGATRKVYQQAKMDLIPNNFHEVPRMLQKTTKMSMILTVASPMDEHGYFTLGTQADYIAEFIGEVPFILEVNKNMPRTFGRNQIHVSQIAGYVEHHVALSEEIIPEVSDKDLLIASNIIQDIQDGDTLQIGIGSVPNAVISMLKDHRHLGIHTEMLPDGVAGLVAAGAVDGTRKFTNPGKIVATFAFGSKNLYNFIDNNPAVEFLPVSVVNDPREIAKEKNIVSINSTTEVDLFGQCASETVGGKYYSSSGGQVDFARGVRFAENGKGYICMPSTAKDDTLSRIKLHLTPGSIVTTGKNDVDNIVTEYGVARLHGVSISERAKRLAAIAHPKFREELLFDAKKQGLLT; via the coding sequence ATGGGGAAACAATTAACGCCACAAGAAGTAGTCAAGTTAATCGATAAAAATGCGGATCTGATTATCCCGATTGCCAACGGAGAACCAATCCGATTACTAGATATATTAGAAGAAAATGCTGAGCAACTGGATGGAGTAAAAATACATCAAATGTTGGCATTACGGTCACGATCATACATTCAAGGTGAATTCGAGCAACTAAAACATGTATCGTATTTTCTTAGTGGTGCTACGCGCAAAGTATATCAGCAAGCAAAAATGGACTTGATTCCAAACAACTTCCATGAAGTACCTCGTATGCTTCAAAAAACAACGAAAATGTCGATGATTTTGACAGTCGCATCACCAATGGATGAACATGGTTATTTCACTTTAGGAACTCAAGCTGATTATATTGCTGAATTTATAGGGGAAGTGCCGTTTATTTTAGAAGTAAACAAAAATATGCCGCGCACATTTGGTCGCAATCAAATTCATGTTAGCCAAATTGCAGGCTATGTAGAGCATCATGTAGCTCTTTCAGAAGAGATAATTCCGGAAGTTAGCGATAAGGATTTATTAATCGCCTCTAACATTATTCAAGACATTCAAGACGGAGATACGTTGCAAATTGGTATCGGTTCTGTACCTAACGCTGTTATCAGTATGTTGAAAGATCATCGTCATTTAGGAATTCACACAGAAATGTTGCCAGATGGCGTTGCAGGTTTAGTGGCTGCAGGTGCAGTAGATGGCACACGCAAGTTTACGAACCCAGGAAAAATTGTTGCTACTTTCGCTTTTGGATCTAAAAATTTGTATAATTTTATAGATAACAATCCTGCTGTTGAGTTCTTGCCAGTTAGTGTTGTAAACGATCCGCGAGAAATTGCGAAAGAAAAAAATATTGTTTCGATTAATTCAACAACAGAAGTTGATTTGTTTGGACAATGTGCTTCAGAAACTGTTGGTGGAAAGTATTATTCCTCAAGTGGTGGACAAGTAGACTTTGCGCGCGGTGTTCGATTTGCTGAAAATGGTAAAGGTTATATTTGCATGCCGTCAACTGCTAAAGACGATACATTGTCACGAATAAAGCTCCATCTTACTCCAGGATCGATCGTGACCACTGGTAAAAATGATGTGGACAATATTGTCACAGAGTACGGCGTGGCCCGCTTACATGGCGTATCGATTTCAGAACGTGCTAAACGTCTAGCGGCAATAGCACATCCAAAATTCCGTGAAGAATTATTGTTTGATGCTAAAAAACAGGGATTGTTAACTTAA